In Candidatus Wallbacteria bacterium, a genomic segment contains:
- a CDS encoding flagellar basal body-associated FliL family protein encodes MADEEKNTVLGVGKISPLNKILLFGIAGILLILAITCICIVTITFMSNKQAAVLVNSGRPPVVATYGLKEFLVSTRDNQGIIKAEIELGLSDLKMADLVSKNLGEIRDSVNRILTSKNLGEANESFASKELHREILESVNEVLTPHLKVRASFFRFNAPPQVVDVHFLNFFAK; translated from the coding sequence AAAAAAATACAGTACTGGGAGTCGGAAAGATAAGTCCTCTGAATAAAATCCTGCTGTTCGGGATTGCCGGAATACTGTTGATCCTTGCAATAACCTGTATCTGCATCGTCACGATCACCTTCATGTCCAACAAGCAGGCAGCGGTTTTAGTCAATTCCGGCAGGCCTCCAGTTGTCGCCACATACGGATTGAAGGAGTTTTTGGTTTCTACAAGGGACAATCAGGGTATCATCAAGGCGGAAATTGAGCTCGGACTTTCCGACTTGAAAATGGCTGATCTGGTGTCGAAAAATCTGGGTGAAATCCGTGACAGTGTCAACAGGATTCTGACTTCGAAAAATCTCGGAGAAGCCAATGAGTCATTCGCCTCTAAAGAATTGCACAGGGAAATCCTGGAATCCGTTAACGAAGTCTTAACCCCGCATCTGAAAGTAAGGGCCTCTTTTTTCCGATTTAATGCACCACCGCAGGTGGTTGATGTTCATTTTCTGAATTTTTTCGCAAAATAA
- the fliM gene encoding flagellar motor switch protein FliM: MPDTLSQDEIDALLNAISSGDSNAAAEKKEEEAIKLQRKIKIYDFKRPDKFSKEQIRTISRIHETFAHLTSNFLSTQLRALVRVEIVSVDQITYEEFIRSISNPTMISVFNLGTLAGSGVLETNLGIVYSMLDRLFGGTGKTLEKIRILTEIEEAVMRRLLVKILDLLKESWFQVIEISPRLELIESNPQFTQIVSPSEMVLLVSFQVNVGEVEGIMNLCIPYLVLEPIVSKLTTQSWFMPMKPEASSEDIISIEKKVKNVNIPLIAELGTTTVSFQDVLGLKVGDIIILDKKINQPINIKIGNSVKYSARPGVVGKFRGAVIEETVKNDEEEVLKL; the protein is encoded by the coding sequence ATGCCCGACACCCTCTCACAAGATGAAATTGATGCATTATTGAATGCGATTTCAAGCGGTGATTCCAATGCAGCGGCAGAGAAGAAAGAAGAGGAAGCTATAAAACTGCAGCGGAAAATCAAGATTTACGATTTCAAGCGTCCTGATAAATTTTCAAAGGAACAGATCAGGACAATCAGCAGAATCCATGAGACTTTTGCGCATCTGACAAGCAACTTTCTTTCCACCCAGCTCCGCGCATTGGTGCGTGTGGAAATTGTTTCCGTGGATCAGATCACTTACGAAGAGTTCATCCGCAGCATCAGCAATCCTACCATGATCAGTGTTTTTAATCTGGGAACTCTCGCGGGCAGCGGTGTATTGGAAACCAATCTCGGCATCGTTTATTCAATGCTTGACCGTCTGTTCGGAGGGACAGGGAAAACCCTGGAAAAAATCCGTATCCTGACGGAAATCGAAGAAGCTGTGATGAGGAGGCTGCTTGTCAAGATCCTGGATCTGTTGAAAGAATCGTGGTTCCAGGTGATCGAGATTTCGCCCAGGCTGGAGTTGATCGAAAGCAACCCGCAATTCACCCAAATTGTGTCTCCATCTGAAATGGTCCTGCTGGTTAGCTTCCAGGTCAATGTTGGAGAAGTGGAAGGCATCATGAATCTGTGCATTCCATATTTAGTGCTTGAACCGATCGTCAGCAAACTTACCACACAGTCCTGGTTCATGCCAATGAAGCCAGAGGCTTCGTCTGAAGACATCATTTCAATCGAAAAAAAAGTGAAAAATGTGAACATTCCACTGATTGCCGAACTCGGCACTACAACGGTCTCTTTCCAGGATGTGCTGGGTCTCAAGGTCGGAGACATCATAATCCTCGATAAAAAGATCAATCAACCGATAAATATTAAGATCGGCAATTCGGTCAAATATTCTGCTCGCCCCGGTGTAGTCGGAAAATTCAGAGGAGCTGTGATTGAAGAGACGGTCAAGAACGATGAAGAGGAGGTGCTCAAGCTATGA
- the fliY gene encoding flagellar motor switch phosphatase FliY, producing MSEEMLSQEEIDALLSGGMPGSDDGASSRTSSGSEPAPLDTNDEEKFREVIESLLSTVSTVVSTILNTSFSFSLKEIKNESETGLASLLAGQNFSHNFIEFQKNLSGGFHFLIKKESVAVIADMMMGTDGTSPPEEINEIYLSAIDEAFNQMMGSSANSISSLIGSSVEIMPGKTKVGSFESLDLSIIGDIRLLSLRLKLGELLDSESYLIFTDNDYNDFQSSLNKTRIDSKQQLEARITPKMPKVEMPPPVTESLQSGEFPMQPQPPRVSPHPVKAPPPLPGGPQAIGSTGKVSQQPEIRPAPFTQIQYQQSRDVPSNIDLLMDVPLQLTVELGRKKMKIKEILELGSGSVIELEKLAGESVDVLVNNKLIAKGEVVVIDENFGIRITTITSASERLTNMVDF from the coding sequence ATGAGCGAAGAAATGCTGAGTCAGGAAGAAATAGATGCTCTGTTGAGCGGTGGCATGCCGGGCTCGGATGACGGCGCAAGCTCCAGGACCTCCTCCGGGTCGGAGCCGGCACCTCTGGATACAAATGACGAAGAAAAATTCAGAGAAGTGATTGAATCATTGTTGAGTACTGTTTCCACAGTCGTTTCCACCATTCTCAACACAAGCTTCAGTTTCTCACTGAAGGAAATTAAAAACGAGTCCGAAACGGGGCTTGCTTCACTTCTTGCCGGGCAGAACTTTTCCCACAATTTTATTGAGTTCCAAAAAAATCTGAGCGGTGGATTCCATTTTTTGATCAAAAAGGAATCTGTGGCTGTGATTGCCGACATGATGATGGGAACAGACGGCACTTCTCCTCCCGAAGAGATCAACGAGATTTACCTCTCGGCGATCGATGAAGCTTTCAACCAGATGATGGGTTCTTCAGCCAATTCCATCAGTTCCTTGATCGGGAGTTCTGTTGAAATCATGCCCGGTAAAACCAAAGTTGGATCTTTCGAATCGCTTGATCTTTCCATTATTGGAGACATCCGTCTTCTTAGCCTGCGGCTCAAACTTGGTGAACTATTGGATTCTGAATCCTACCTGATCTTTACGGACAATGATTATAATGATTTCCAGTCGAGCCTTAATAAAACAAGGATAGACAGCAAGCAGCAGCTGGAGGCGAGGATCACCCCCAAAATGCCGAAAGTGGAAATGCCGCCTCCTGTCACGGAAAGTCTCCAGTCCGGGGAGTTCCCCATGCAGCCACAGCCGCCCAGAGTTTCGCCTCATCCGGTAAAAGCACCGCCTCCATTGCCGGGCGGACCCCAGGCGATAGGCAGCACAGGTAAAGTAAGTCAGCAGCCGGAAATCAGGCCTGCACCGTTCACCCAGATCCAGTATCAACAATCCAGGGATGTGCCCAGCAACATTGACCTTCTGATGGACGTGCCGTTGCAGCTCACAGTTGAACTGGGGCGCAAGAAGATGAAAATTAAAGAGATTCTGGAACTCGGCTCAGGTTCAGTGATCGAACTGGAAAAACTGGCCGGGGAATCTGTGGACGTACTCGTCAACAACAAACTGATCGCCAAGGGGGAAGTCGTTGTAATTGATGAAAATTTTGGTATCAGAATCACAACGATTACATCTGCCAGTGAACGGCTGACTAATATGGTCGATTTTTAG
- a CDS encoding PEP/pyruvate-binding domain-containing protein produces the protein MLVITLDKISESDLPLVGSKAWNLSRLINSGFPVPAGFCINTEAFLEAAGVAFKAHQKLLDSLDSDWMDHTEELDELRLEIETAPFPERLEREVMAALELLGADSYAVRSSATAEDLSGASFAGQYDTFLKVRKNELIDKIRSCWASLFSERAVSYRVMKKISHLRVAMAVIVQKMVDAKASGVLFTIDPVSGKEQIVIEGSWGSGCAVVSGSIDPDRIVLTKTGGEVIEYHASGAGTKFPAGLAESSLKPALCLDDIQVRKLFEIATKIEIKLGSAQDLEWATTECEVFLLQSRPVTAVSAYDPLEDRQIWTNANTGEVLPDVVTPLTWSLVQDFIQKLFGMILRNIGCSVDTSKIIGLVAGRVYFNINTMASIINSIPGLTRLNLEEVFGGQQERFHQEGLLKLNPADMPAVRFSPIKALLRLPGFLFWMLSQTEKKSVSLLHRINNKFQDLQKLNWPEATDVFLIDFLRNFNSIPYHDTDGIGAALLGMTCFNQLREFCRRFLGDNGVLFNRLLSASGGIQSAESGLALLRLSRIVKKHPELEKELKLVKISETGRIASLSGGAEFLLRFEDFMAKHGHHSRGEIDLHNPRWYEEPEFILDLILSYPQEKNGGFYRKAAREKKKTLIECLEKLRNPVLRQIFRILLHKAGFGLRFRENIKSELVRGVAYTRVAALELGKRLTERKVFTAQDDVFFLFLTELEALVNGTSHLDIAELIRQRRLEYEGNNKLSPPAVVVGRFNPAKMQLGKVPTGRVLKGLVIRPGIVTGKARVILKSDLKERVLPGEILVAPFTDPGWAPYFLNAAGIVMDLGGMLSHGCIVAREYGIPTVVNVGPATRIIKTGQMIRLDADHGIVEILD, from the coding sequence ATGCTTGTAATTACCCTGGATAAAATCTCTGAATCAGATCTTCCGCTGGTCGGCTCTAAAGCTTGGAATCTTTCCAGGTTGATAAACTCCGGTTTCCCGGTCCCGGCCGGTTTCTGCATAAATACTGAGGCTTTCCTGGAAGCCGCGGGCGTGGCATTCAAAGCGCATCAGAAACTGCTGGACTCGCTGGACTCTGATTGGATGGACCACACAGAGGAACTTGATGAATTACGCCTGGAAATTGAAACTGCCCCATTTCCGGAAAGATTGGAGCGGGAAGTCATGGCAGCCTTGGAACTGCTTGGTGCTGATTCCTATGCAGTGCGCTCCAGCGCAACAGCCGAGGATCTTTCGGGAGCATCCTTTGCCGGGCAGTATGATACTTTTCTGAAAGTAAGGAAAAATGAACTGATCGATAAAATCCGTTCCTGCTGGGCATCACTCTTTTCAGAGCGGGCTGTAAGTTACAGGGTCATGAAAAAGATTTCTCACCTGCGGGTAGCGATGGCTGTGATCGTGCAGAAAATGGTGGACGCCAAAGCCTCAGGCGTGCTCTTTACCATAGATCCTGTCAGCGGTAAGGAACAGATCGTGATTGAGGGCAGCTGGGGCTCTGGATGTGCTGTTGTTTCAGGCTCCATTGACCCGGACAGAATCGTGCTTACCAAGACGGGAGGGGAAGTCATCGAATACCATGCCTCTGGTGCCGGAACGAAATTTCCAGCCGGCTTGGCAGAATCCTCACTCAAACCGGCTCTCTGCCTGGACGATATCCAGGTAAGAAAACTCTTTGAAATCGCCACTAAAATAGAGATCAAGCTGGGGTCTGCACAGGATCTGGAATGGGCCACGACAGAGTGTGAGGTTTTTCTGCTCCAGTCCAGGCCTGTCACCGCTGTATCAGCATATGATCCTCTCGAAGACAGGCAGATTTGGACCAACGCCAATACCGGGGAAGTCCTGCCTGACGTTGTCACTCCTCTCACCTGGTCCCTGGTGCAGGATTTTATCCAGAAACTGTTTGGAATGATTCTCAGGAACATCGGCTGCAGCGTAGATACTTCTAAAATTATCGGACTTGTGGCAGGCCGGGTTTATTTCAATATCAATACCATGGCTTCAATTATCAACAGCATTCCAGGCCTGACACGGCTGAACCTGGAAGAAGTGTTTGGCGGACAGCAGGAGCGCTTTCATCAGGAAGGACTGCTGAAACTCAACCCTGCGGACATGCCTGCAGTCAGATTTAGCCCTATCAAGGCTCTGCTGAGACTGCCGGGATTCCTTTTCTGGATGCTCAGCCAGACCGAGAAAAAATCAGTCAGCCTGCTGCATCGCATCAATAATAAATTCCAGGATTTGCAGAAGCTGAACTGGCCAGAAGCAACGGATGTCTTTCTGATCGATTTCCTGCGCAATTTCAACAGTATTCCATATCACGACACTGACGGGATAGGAGCCGCCCTGCTTGGCATGACCTGTTTCAATCAGCTGCGCGAGTTCTGCCGCCGTTTCCTTGGAGACAACGGTGTTTTGTTCAACCGTCTGCTGTCTGCCTCAGGCGGCATCCAGTCTGCCGAATCCGGGCTGGCTCTCCTGCGGCTTTCCCGGATAGTCAAAAAGCACCCTGAGCTTGAGAAAGAGTTGAAACTGGTGAAAATCAGCGAAACAGGGCGCATCGCGAGTCTTTCAGGAGGGGCTGAGTTTCTGCTCCGCTTTGAGGACTTCATGGCAAAGCACGGGCATCACAGCAGAGGCGAGATCGATCTTCACAACCCCCGGTGGTACGAGGAGCCTGAATTTATCCTTGACCTGATTCTGTCGTATCCACAGGAGAAAAACGGCGGATTCTACAGGAAAGCAGCCAGAGAAAAGAAAAAGACACTCATCGAATGCCTGGAAAAGCTCAGGAATCCGGTGCTGCGGCAGATTTTCCGCATTCTCCTTCATAAGGCAGGCTTTGGCCTGCGTTTCAGGGAAAACATCAAATCAGAGCTCGTCCGCGGTGTCGCTTACACGAGGGTTGCCGCGCTGGAACTTGGAAAACGGTTGACTGAGCGCAAGGTTTTCACGGCACAGGACGATGTTTTTTTCCTTTTCCTGACCGAACTTGAGGCACTGGTAAACGGAACCTCGCATCTGGATATTGCAGAACTTATCAGGCAGCGCAGGCTCGAATACGAGGGAAATAACAAACTGTCTCCGCCGGCAGTGGTTGTGGGAAGATTCAACCCTGCAAAAATGCAGCTGGGAAAAGTTCCCACCGGCAGAGTCCTTAAAGGGCTGGTGATCAGGCCGGGAATTGTAACAGGAAAAGCCAGGGTTATCCTGAAATCAGATCTGAAAGAACGAGTTTTACCCGGTGAAATCCTGGTAGCGCCTTTCACTGACCCGGGCTGGGCACCATATTTCTTGAACGCGGCGGGAATCGTGATGGATCTGGGAGGCATGCTTTCTCACGGCTGCATTGTTGCCAGGGAATACGGCATACCTACAGTGGTCAACGTCGGTCCTGCCACCAGAATCATCAAAACCGGGCAAATGATCAGGTTGGATGCGGATCATGGAATCGTGGAGATATTGGATTAG
- a CDS encoding class I SAM-dependent methyltransferase: MKIKDNFIAPRKVRLCYSITGISSLAGIEDYTEGIYNGNPDEDYCIAQKRQHEYLLDELGAGPGFKLLEVGCGLGTLLKVARGRGVNATGITISEDQWIRCRAQGLEVLLVNYKNLPSDWKGRFDGIIANGALEHFCQPEDAAAGLQDSIYQSMFRIFFSLLNPASACRKLVTTAIHFRGIPVPPEKFLNNPLLQIFDKTGLNFSILHRGYGGYYPKEGQLKHCASGVFDMLHEADGTLDYRFTTEEWYRKFSRVYLHNLRFNKALFRHFMLNPIHTLWFMASFIGPASQLWQFRGDPPPVLHLRHTWQAV; the protein is encoded by the coding sequence ATGAAAATAAAAGATAATTTCATTGCACCCAGGAAAGTCCGCCTCTGTTACAGCATCACAGGCATTTCCAGTTTGGCCGGGATCGAAGATTACACAGAGGGGATCTACAATGGAAACCCGGACGAAGATTACTGCATCGCTCAAAAGCGGCAGCATGAGTATCTGCTGGACGAACTCGGCGCAGGACCAGGTTTCAAACTGCTGGAAGTCGGCTGCGGACTCGGCACTCTTCTGAAAGTGGCACGCGGCAGGGGTGTAAATGCAACAGGCATCACCATTTCAGAGGATCAGTGGATCAGGTGCCGCGCCCAGGGTCTGGAAGTGCTGCTCGTAAATTATAAAAATCTTCCTTCAGACTGGAAAGGAAGATTCGACGGAATCATCGCGAATGGAGCGCTGGAGCATTTCTGCCAGCCCGAAGATGCTGCGGCAGGACTGCAGGACTCGATTTATCAGAGCATGTTCAGAATTTTTTTTAGCCTGCTGAATCCCGCTTCCGCATGCAGGAAGCTGGTCACCACAGCCATCCATTTCCGCGGGATTCCGGTTCCGCCGGAAAAATTCCTGAATAACCCTCTCCTGCAGATCTTTGATAAAACCGGTCTCAATTTTTCAATCCTGCATCGCGGTTACGGTGGATACTACCCGAAAGAAGGGCAACTGAAACATTGCGCCAGTGGAGTTTTCGACATGCTGCACGAGGCAGATGGTACTCTAGACTATCGCTTTACCACTGAAGAATGGTACCGGAAATTCAGCAGGGTTTACCTTCACAACCTGCGCTTCAACAAAGCTCTGTTCAGGCATTTCATGCTGAACCCGATTCATACGCTCTGGTTCATGGCGAGCTTCATCGGCCCAGCATCACAGCTCTGGCAGTTCAGGGGAGATCCCCCGCCGGTTCTGCATCTGCGTCATACCTGGCAGGCAGTCTAA